A part of Parafrankia discariae genomic DNA contains:
- a CDS encoding ABC transporter ATP-binding protein: MAGEPGARAVAPVIELDQVGKSYRAGTLDVAALRGVSARIAEGEYVAIVGPSGSGKSTLMHIIGCLDVLTAGTYRLSGEDVGTMTEAELAEIRNRRIGFVFQQFNLLPSLSAWRNVELPLVYRGERRESRRRRAVAALDRVGLADRIEHRPGELSGGQQQRVAVARALVGDPSLILADEPTGNLDSTATRDVLNLFDELHEQGRTIVLITHEQEVADRARRVVRIRDGLIESDTAGDPASAATAARPARAAAGAAEAGTR; encoded by the coding sequence ATGGCCGGCGAACCCGGTGCCCGGGCGGTCGCTCCGGTCATCGAGCTGGACCAGGTGGGCAAGTCCTACCGCGCCGGAACGCTGGACGTCGCCGCGCTGCGCGGCGTCTCGGCCCGCATCGCCGAAGGCGAGTACGTCGCCATCGTCGGGCCGTCCGGCTCGGGGAAGTCGACGTTGATGCACATCATCGGCTGCCTCGACGTGCTCACCGCGGGGACCTACCGGCTCTCCGGTGAGGACGTGGGCACGATGACCGAGGCCGAGCTGGCCGAGATCCGCAACCGTCGGATCGGATTCGTGTTCCAGCAGTTCAACCTGCTGCCGTCGCTGTCCGCGTGGCGCAACGTCGAGCTTCCGCTCGTCTACCGCGGTGAGCGCCGGGAGTCGCGCCGGCGCCGGGCCGTCGCCGCGCTCGACCGGGTCGGTCTCGCGGACCGGATCGAGCACCGCCCGGGGGAGCTCTCCGGCGGCCAGCAGCAGCGGGTCGCGGTCGCCCGGGCGCTGGTCGGCGACCCGTCCCTCATCCTCGCCGACGAGCCCACCGGCAACCTGGACTCGACGGCGACCAGAGATGTGCTCAACCTCTTCGACGAACTGCACGAGCAGGGCCGGACGATCGTCCTGATCACTCACGAGCAGGAGGTGGCCGACCGGGCCCGCCGGGTCGTGCGGATCCGGGACGGACTGATCGAGTCCGACACGGCGGGCGACCCGGCCTCGGCAGCCACCGCGGCCCGCCCGGCCCGCGCGGCGGCCGGAGCGGCTGAGGCGGGGACCCGCTGA
- a CDS encoding efflux RND transporter periplasmic adaptor subunit: protein MTSAGRLTARRRPLVALVVVIVVVAVIAGITIYLVGRGGSSDAAATVSSRTVTAQIGTIRQSISTSGTIAPATQADLTFPASGKVTGVLVHEGDPVTTGQQLATIDSASLTASLAQARLTLANSQAKLAADQTAGVSSEQLAADQASVTTATDGVTAAQTALAGATMTSPVNGVVVSVSLVVGQQVSGSSSGAGGSGSSGGGSGVSAGGTGSAAGASGGSGETSSTSSSGGQITVISTDSWIVNASVDSNSVGLIAKGNQATIVPGSGTSTGTGGGTGGTNGSGGTNGSGGAAGANGAAGTAGTGGTIYGTVSSVGLIASGSGQTATFPVVIKVTGSPSGLHAGDTATATLIYKQLGDVLVLPAAAISQQDGKSVVRVVSGTTTTTRTVTTGISGGGSTQIVSGLSEGDQALVEVPGGAAGPGGSAGGTGARTGGQGYGGAGSGGGGFPAGGGGFQGGGRFTGTGGN, encoded by the coding sequence ATGACGTCCGCGGGCCGGCTGACCGCGCGTCGTCGGCCACTGGTCGCGCTGGTCGTCGTGATCGTGGTGGTGGCCGTCATCGCGGGGATCACGATCTACCTGGTCGGCCGCGGTGGCTCCTCGGACGCGGCGGCGACCGTGAGCTCCCGGACCGTGACCGCGCAGATCGGGACGATCCGGCAGTCCATCTCCACCAGCGGCACGATCGCGCCGGCCACTCAGGCTGACCTGACCTTCCCGGCTTCGGGCAAGGTCACCGGCGTCCTGGTGCACGAGGGCGACCCGGTGACCACCGGGCAGCAGCTCGCGACCATCGACTCGGCGTCGCTGACGGCGAGCCTCGCCCAGGCCAGGCTGACGTTGGCCAACAGCCAGGCGAAGCTGGCCGCCGACCAGACGGCGGGGGTGTCCAGCGAGCAGCTCGCCGCCGACCAGGCGTCGGTCACGACCGCGACGGACGGGGTCACCGCGGCGCAGACGGCGCTGGCCGGGGCGACCATGACGTCGCCGGTCAACGGAGTCGTGGTGAGCGTCTCGCTCGTGGTGGGCCAGCAGGTGTCCGGATCATCGTCCGGCGCGGGCGGCTCCGGGTCCTCCGGCGGCGGGTCCGGCGTCTCGGCCGGGGGGACGGGTTCCGCGGCCGGGGCGTCCGGCGGCTCGGGAGAGACGTCGTCCACCTCGTCGTCGGGTGGGCAGATCACGGTCATCAGTACTGATTCGTGGATCGTCAACGCGAGCGTCGACTCCAACAGCGTCGGCCTGATCGCGAAGGGCAACCAGGCGACGATCGTTCCGGGCTCGGGCACCTCGACCGGCACCGGTGGCGGCACCGGCGGCACCAACGGCTCGGGCGGCACCAACGGCTCCGGCGGGGCCGCCGGGGCCAACGGGGCCGCCGGTACGGCCGGCACCGGCGGCACGATCTACGGGACGGTGTCCTCGGTCGGCCTGATCGCCTCCGGTTCCGGGCAGACGGCGACCTTCCCGGTGGTGATCAAGGTGACCGGCAGTCCCAGCGGGCTGCACGCCGGCGACACCGCGACCGCGACGCTGATCTACAAGCAGCTCGGTGACGTCCTGGTCCTCCCGGCGGCGGCCATCAGCCAGCAGGACGGGAAGTCCGTCGTCCGGGTCGTGTCGGGCACGACGACGACCACCCGGACGGTGACGACCGGAATCTCCGGCGGCGGCTCCACCCAGATCGTCTCCGGTCTGTCCGAAGGCGACCAGGCGCTCGTCGAGGTGCCGGGCGGCGCGGCCGGTCCGGGTGGGTCCGCCGGGGGCACGGGCGCCAGGACCGGTGGCCAGGGCTACGGCGGCGCCGGTTCCGGCGGTGGCGGGTTCCCGGCCGGTGGCGGCGGGTTCCAGGGCGGCGGCCGGTTCACCGGCACCGGTGGTAACTGA
- a CDS encoding MFS transporter codes for MRAKRGIIQPRTAADEISGGVEISGGAGGGAEVGGGPGGSHPRPSLLLGVLVYCGLVIAVIGTLGTPLIPTIAAAQHVSLGNAQWLLTLTLLIGAASTPLIGRLGDGPHRRTVLLAGLGAVAVGSVLSATADGFAQLLVGRGLMGVGMGLMPLALALARDLLPPHKMAPGVAALSITVATGAGLGYPLSGLLADTFDYHAGFWVAAALAAAAMAAVLVVVPGRASARTARGRIDLRGAVLFAAALTPVLVALSEGESWGWLSPAVLALLVGGVGCGVAWALVELRTDNPLIELNYLTARPVLIADVCAALAGFGMFNAMTLINRLAQAPTSTGYGFGASPAVLGLVILPLSVGTVLASRWSRWLGPRTGGGRGLLLSGLLALALALFGLAVSHDYLVELGAATFLFGVGIGLAFAAMPALIIGAVPPHETGSATSFNQVLRTAGGSVGSALGAALLAAHTPVGSIEPTGSGYTTAFLVAGGICALAALTALALPGTPAATIRPMGAARRAELATLEEESAGSTAAGLVMAEDVRS; via the coding sequence GTGCGCGCGAAGCGAGGCATCATCCAACCGAGGACGGCCGCCGACGAGATCTCGGGCGGGGTCGAGATCTCGGGCGGGGCCGGGGGCGGCGCCGAGGTCGGGGGCGGTCCTGGGGGGTCGCACCCGCGCCCGAGTCTGTTGCTGGGCGTGCTCGTCTACTGCGGGCTCGTGATCGCCGTCATCGGAACGCTGGGCACACCGCTGATCCCGACGATCGCGGCCGCCCAGCACGTCTCGCTGGGCAACGCCCAGTGGCTGCTCACCCTCACCCTGCTGATCGGAGCCGCGTCCACTCCGCTGATCGGGCGCCTCGGCGACGGGCCGCACCGGCGGACCGTGCTGCTCGCCGGCCTGGGCGCGGTCGCGGTCGGCTCGGTCCTCTCCGCCACCGCGGACGGCTTCGCGCAGCTGCTGGTCGGGCGCGGCCTGATGGGTGTCGGAATGGGCCTGATGCCGCTCGCGCTGGCGCTGGCCCGTGACCTGCTGCCCCCGCACAAGATGGCTCCGGGGGTCGCCGCGCTGTCCATCACGGTCGCGACCGGTGCCGGCCTGGGCTACCCGCTGAGCGGGCTGCTGGCGGACACATTCGACTACCACGCCGGATTCTGGGTGGCCGCCGCGCTGGCTGCGGCCGCGATGGCGGCCGTGCTCGTGGTCGTCCCGGGTCGGGCGAGCGCGCGCACCGCCCGCGGGCGGATCGACCTGCGGGGCGCGGTGCTGTTCGCCGCTGCGCTGACCCCGGTGCTGGTCGCGCTGAGTGAGGGCGAGTCGTGGGGCTGGCTGTCCCCGGCGGTCCTCGCGCTACTGGTGGGTGGAGTCGGCTGCGGGGTCGCCTGGGCCCTGGTCGAGCTGCGGACGGACAACCCGCTGATCGAGTTGAACTACCTGACGGCGCGGCCGGTGCTCATCGCCGACGTGTGCGCGGCGCTGGCCGGCTTCGGCATGTTCAACGCGATGACGTTGATCAACCGGCTGGCGCAGGCGCCGACCTCGACCGGCTACGGCTTCGGCGCCTCACCGGCGGTGCTCGGCCTGGTGATCCTGCCCCTGTCGGTCGGGACGGTGCTGGCCAGCCGGTGGTCACGCTGGCTGGGCCCGCGCACCGGCGGTGGCCGGGGCCTGCTGCTGTCCGGCCTGCTCGCGCTGGCCCTCGCCCTGTTCGGCCTGGCCGTCAGCCACGACTATCTCGTCGAGCTGGGCGCGGCCACCTTCCTGTTCGGGGTGGGTATCGGGCTGGCCTTCGCCGCGATGCCCGCCCTGATCATCGGAGCCGTCCCGCCGCACGAGACGGGCAGCGCGACCAGCTTCAACCAGGTGCTGCGCACCGCCGGCGGCTCGGTGGGCAGCGCGCTCGGCGCGGCGCTGCTCGCCGCCCACACCCCTGTCGGCTCGATCGAACCGACCGGCAGCGGGTACACGACGGCGTTCCTGGTGGCCGGCGGGATCTGCGCGCTGGCCGCGCTCACCGCGCTGGCCCTGCCCGGCACCCCGGCCGCGACGATCCGCCCGATGGGGGCGGCGCGCCGGGCGGAACTGGCGACACTGGAGGAGGAATCGGCGGGCTCGACCGCCGCGGGACTCGTCATGGCGGAGGATGTCCGGTCATGA
- a CDS encoding helix-turn-helix domain-containing protein, translated as MNTTRRRDAARSRQALLAAAADLFAERGYAGTAIRSVGDRAGVDPALIARYFGGKEGLYRAVLAADPLIEQAAPSDGALPATPHPPEPPASGTHGIGTDGTGAGWAAGTGTATGTGTATGAGTTAVPSEEVTASPLATVRGMVDRAFDKWTSTGVSAAAQNVFRREVDGAARQATRERLDTVLGPLRETTDSPDPQLAAELAVALLFGVGVARDAGTLTRLSAVSADELREAVTAALAAVLGLADRQ; from the coding sequence ATGAACACCACTCGGCGGCGCGACGCCGCGCGCAGCCGCCAGGCGCTGCTCGCCGCGGCGGCCGACCTGTTCGCCGAGCGCGGCTACGCGGGGACGGCGATCCGGTCGGTCGGCGACCGGGCCGGCGTCGACCCGGCGCTCATCGCGCGCTACTTCGGCGGCAAGGAGGGCCTCTACCGGGCCGTTCTGGCCGCTGATCCGCTCATCGAGCAGGCCGCTCCGAGCGACGGCGCCCTTCCGGCCACGCCGCACCCGCCGGAACCGCCCGCATCCGGAACCCACGGAATCGGTACTGACGGAACCGGCGCCGGCTGGGCCGCCGGAACCGGCACGGCCACCGGAACCGGCACGGCCACCGGTGCGGGGACGACCGCCGTTCCTTCGGAGGAGGTGACGGCGAGCCCGCTGGCGACGGTGCGCGGGATGGTGGACCGGGCGTTCGACAAGTGGACGTCGACCGGCGTGAGCGCCGCCGCCCAGAACGTCTTCCGCCGGGAGGTCGACGGCGCCGCGCGCCAGGCGACCCGCGAGCGGCTCGACACCGTGCTCGGGCCGCTGCGCGAGACCACCGACAGCCCCGACCCGCAGCTGGCCGCCGAGCTGGCTGTCGCCCTGCTGTTCGGGGTCGGCGTCGCCCGGGACGCCGGGACGCTGACCCGGCTGTCCGCGGTGTCGGCCGACGAGCTGCGCGAGGCCGTGACCGCGGCCCTCGCCGCCGTGCTGGGCCTCGCGGACCGCCAGTAA